DNA from Rutidosis leptorrhynchoides isolate AG116_Rl617_1_P2 unplaced genomic scaffold, CSIRO_AGI_Rlap_v1 contig403, whole genome shotgun sequence:
TGATTTCATCCATTTGATGACATTCATATTCCTCAGATTCTAACGCAAAGCCTTCACACGACTCTCAGATTCGTCTGGAAGCAAGATGATCCTATATCAAATTCGAATTCTTTCTCGAACAGTAGTAGATTCATTCTGACAAATTGAAATTACAAAATTGTAGTGTTACTTTCCGAAACAAAGGGGTTGATTGTCGAAAATGCTTAAACTAAAGGGGgggttttgtattttctttatttttttaaagTCCTCGATTAATTATTCTTGATCAGAAGAATCCTTTCAATTTTGGATAAAATTAAATTCCACTCTGCTTCATCAAATCGTTGAAACCTCGAATTGAAACTTCTATATCGATAAAATCTGTCATCTGTAAATGAGCCTTAACTATAGAGCTACTAATTCATAGTAATGACGCAATGACGGTAAAATTTATGAAATCCACACTTAACAAAACCATTTTCATAACATTAGGAAAATCCATAGCCAAGAAAAAACAAGTACATAATAGTTTTGCACAGGCTGCTAATAAAACTTCAAAGTCAAAACTTCAAACTGTGCCGGCTAAAAAGCAGTTCTCATAGATTAAAAAGAAAAACATAAAAGAGTTCTTCAAGAGCACTGTTGTGTTTCTATGAAATCATTCATTCATTGGGTACTCAAAAACGACATCTTTGCCTGAAAGCTTCCTGTAAACAGCCGAGAAGCTCTCGAGCTTGTACTCAGTGTTGTTTCTTTCCTTGGGGTCCAAGAACACCTGCCCAAAGAGAAGCTTTTATGTTCAATGTTGAAAAAAATTAAGTTTTTGATGTTCAGAGAGATTAAAAAAAGAAGTAAAATTTGTTACCTTCATGATCTTGGAGCCATCGAGTCTGTATCTGGTACGCTTTCCAACAATTTCAGCTGGCAACACAATGTCTTCTAGTATCGCCTCGTGAACAGCAGTCAGCGTGCGAGTTCGAGGCCTTTGGGCAGCAGAACCTCTCTTTGGAGGTCTCACCATTCTTCTTGAGGCAACAAG
Protein-coding regions in this window:
- the LOC139883462 gene encoding small ribosomal subunit protein eS7z-like, whose protein sequence is MFSAANKIHKDKNAEPNEFEVSVAQAFFDLENSNQDLKSELKDLFINSAAQIDIAGNRKAVVIHVPYRLRKAYRKIHSRLVRELEKKFSGKDVILVASRRMVRPPKRGSAAQRPRTRTLTAVHEAILEDIVLPAEIVGKRTRYRLDGSKIMKVFLDPKERNNTEYKLESFSAVYRKLSGKDVVFEYPMNE